The genome window GACCAGGTTGGCCCCGGAGAGGTCGAGGTTGGTGACGACGGGCAGGCCGAGGTCGGTGCCGTCGTTCTTCCGCAGCAGATGCAGGCGGGCACCGGTGACGGTGAGCACCTCCGGGCTCGCGCCGCCGAGCATCTGGACCGCCCCGCTGATCGGCCCCTCCTTCTTGAAGCCCGCGTACGGGCCGAGGTTCCCGGAGAAGCCGGTGCCACCGTTGCCGAGTCGGACGTAGCCCTTCTTGTTCGCGTTGCGGTAGATGATGTCCGCGCGCCGGTCGCCGTTGAAGTCAGCGACCGCCAGCGAGGACGCACTCTGCCAGCCACTCCCGAGGCTGCGTCGCGCGGCGAACGCGGCGCGCCCGTTTCCGGCCATCCACCACAGGCCGCCATGGGTGTCGCGGGCGACGAGGTCGGCGCGGCCGTCGCCGTTGATGTCAGCGGCGCTGATCCAGTTGTAGGCCGCATAACTGGCACTGCCGAGGTTCCGGGCGCGGCTGAAGGTGCCGTTGCCCCGGCCGAGGAGGAGCCTGAGGCGACCGCCCTTGGTGATCCGCGAGGCCACGTCGTTGAGGTGATCGCCGTTGACGTCACCGAGCGGGATGATGAGGTTCCGACCCCGCGCCTTCCTGGTCTTGTGGGTCGCCCTGCCGAACGTGCCCGCGGCGGTGCCGGGACGGATCGCCAAGTCACCCTTCGCGTTCCATGCCACGACGTCCGCGCGGCCGTCGCCGGTGAGGTCGGGCGAGAGCACGAAGCGGCTACCAGAAGCGCCCTTGGAGGCGATCACGCCGTTGAACCCGGACTGGCCGGTCGTCGGGATGATCACCGCACGCTTGTCGGACGTACGCCGCGCGATGATGTCGGGTTGCGCGGTCCCGACCAGGTTGGAGTTCTTGCGGGCGAAGGCCCAGCCCTTCTGGAGCGCCGTCGCTGCGCGACGGATGTCGGCCATGCGTGCATAGAGGTACTTGCCCGGGCAGGCGGTCGCCTTGGTGTCACGGTGGGCCATGATCGAACTGGAGAAGGTACGGCCCTCGATCTTCACGTTCGTCGCGGCTGCGGAGACCCCGTGGAGGGAGAGCTTCCACGCGAAGAGGGCCGCGTAGGCACCGATGATCTCCTGGCTCGGCGTGGCGATGTCGTAGTTGCCGATCGCGCTCATGGCGAAGGAGTCGTTGTTGTAGTTCTCGGTGTGGGCACCGACGACGGGGCGGTCGACGCCGCCGTACCTGCCCTCCCAGATCCGGCCGAAGCGGTCGACGAGGAAGTTGTAGCCGATGTCGCGCCAGCCCTTGGACTTCACGTGGTAGGCGTAGATGCTGCGGATGATGCCGGGGACCTCGGCGGCGGTGTAGTCGTTGGCGTTCACGGTGTGGTGGACGAAGGCACCGTGGATGGTGCCGTACGACGGCGCCGTCTGCTCACGCAGCTTCTCGTTCGCTCCCCACTGGGCGCGGCTGTAGATGTAGGGCTTGGCCACCTTGCTGGCCGCCAGCGTGATCGCGTCCTCCGTGACCGGCGTCTCGTCCGCGGCAAGTGTGATCGCACCGGCTGAGGGCGCGGCGGAAGTCACGTCACGTGACGGGACCATCTCGCCGCTGGCGTCGGGAGCGGCATCGGGAATGGTCGGGAGGGTGTTGGTGTCGATGTCGGGCGTCTCCGCCTTGGTCGAGCTCGGCGTGCCGGGGTCGATGACCGCCAGCGTCATGTCCTGGGGCAGCTCCGAGCTCTTGACCTGGGCCTTCACCTGGACCTGGTCGACGTGACCGACCAGGGCCTCGTCGGTGCCGGGACGGGCCTGGGCCGCCTCCGCCGTGCCGGGGTCCGGCGCGTGCTCGTCGTGGTAATCGAGGTCCGCCCAGTCGGTCCACTCGCCGTCGGTCTGGGTGCGCACCTGGACGTTGATGTCGCCCTCGGCGATGTCCTGGCCGTGCTCCCACGTCACGCCGACCGTGCCGAAGCCATCGACGTCCTGCGGGTCGCTGACGATCGTGGTCGTGCCGGTCTTGACGTCGGCAACCGTCGAGGCCGCCAGGCCGCCGCTGCCCTTGACGTACACCGCGCTGCGCGCCGCGCCACCGGTGGTGGCCAGCGCCGGCTTCATGCCCGGCGCCGGCGCCGTGAGGGCCACCTCGCGCACGTCAGGGTCGACGGGCGCCGTGGGCACCTCGGCCGGCTGGTCGGCGATCGACTCATAGGCGGCGAGCGCCGTCGCGACGTCACTGTCCTCGGTCGAGACACCGCGAGTTGGGTGCTCGCGCACGACGTCGAGGGAGACGACGTTGGCCGCCGGCACGAGGGCGGCGAAGACGGCACCGAGAACCAGCAACTGCTGGCAACCGGCGATGAATCGGGACTTCTGGGCATGCATAGGAACGCTCCGGGTGTGCGGGGAAGAGTCACACGAGACAACAACTGTCACACCAGTAACGGAGGTTGTGAAGCATTCCTGAGTAACTACAAACGTGTAATTTCCAGCCCTGCGCAGGCGTGTCGCGAGATTAAAGTAAAATTACATGGATGTAGTTCGCGCCGAAATGTCGAAGGACCGCCCCGTAGGGCGGTCCTTCAGCGTGGCGCGCCAGCGCGGGCGGGAGCTCAGACGTCGGCGCCGAGCTCGTTGTCGGAGATCTGGTCGGCACCCTCGAGACCGAGGTCCTCCTCGTAGCCGACGTACCGGATGCCGTCGACCGCTGGGCCGTCGAAGCCCATCTTCCCCTTCTCGAGGACGATGACGCGGTCACACATGCGCGCGACGGAAGCCGCAGCGTGGCTGACATAGACGAGGGTGACACCGCTGTTGCGGACCTCCTCCATCTTGGCCAAGCACTTCTTCTTGAACGGCTTATCGCCGACGGCCAGAACCTCGTCGGCGAGGAAGATGTCGCCGTCGACGTGGATGGCCACCGAGAAGCCGAGACGGGAGTTCATACCGCTGGAGTAGGTGCCCACCGGGGCGTCGATGAAGCGGCCGATGTCGGCGAACTCGACGATCTCCTCGAGTTTGCGCTCGGTCTCCTTCTGGCTCATGCCCATGATCGCGGCGTTGAGGAAGATGTTCTCCCGACCCGAGAGCTGCGGGTGGAAACCAGCACCGGTCGCGATCAGGCCGGCGATGCGGCCGCGGGTCAGGACCTGTCCGGAGTCCGGCCGCATCGTGCCGTTGATCAGCTTGAGGAGCGTGGACTTGCCGGAGCCGTTGAGCCCCATCAGGCCCACCGACTCACCCTGCTCGATCTCGAAGGAGACGTCGTCGACGGCCGTGAAGGTGTCGCTGATCTCCTGGCCCCGCAGCATCGCGACCGTCATCTGCTTGAAGGTCTTGTGGTAGCGAAGGGTGAAGTTCTTGGTCGCGTGGTCGACCTTGATCGCAGTCGCCATCAGAGTCGCTCCGGGATCCGCTTCTCGAACCTGCTGAACACAAGTTGTCCGATCACCAGGACGATGAGACTCAGCGCAAGCGTGAGAGACCCGCGGAGCACCATGTGGTCGGGCATCACGGCGATGGCGGTGGTGCCGTCATCGCCCGTCGTGACCCAGAAGGCGCGCTGCATGAAGAGCACCGCCATTGCGATCGGATCGGCGAGGTACACGTTCTCCAGCCAGGTCGGGAGCGCCTTGTGGACCATCTCGTAGGAGTACACCATCGGCACCCCCCAGCGGACGTAGTTGGTCACGATGCCGACGAAGCTGCCGAAGTCACGGAAGAACACGTTGGCGACGCTGAAGAGCAGCGCGAGAGCTGTGCCGAGCGCCATGGCCAACGCGACGGCGAAGCCGAGGCCGACGGCCGTCATGGCGTCCGGGTGCCAGCCGGTGAAGAGGCAGACGATCACCATGATGACCAGCTGCGGGCCGACGTGGACCAGCGAGACCAGCATCGCCGACACGGGAAACATCTCGCGGGGCAGCGCCATCTTCGTCATCAGCGCCTTGTTGCGCACGATGGAGCGAGTTCCGGCGCCAAAGGTCTCGGTGAAGAAGTGGGTGACGATCAGGCCGGCGAAGACGTGGATCGGGTAGTTCGGGATGTTCCCGTGCGCCCCCATGATCTTGCCCATGATGAACCAGTAGATGAAGAACTGGCTCAACGGATTGAGATAGGACCAGATGAAGCCGAGCGCCGAGCCCTCGTAGCGCGAAGCGAGCTCGCGCTCGACGAGCAGCTTCAGCAGGTAGCGCCGCCGGAAGACCTCCAGCAGTCCTTGGCTGGCCGACGGGGCGACGAGCTCGCCCTCGACCACCCGAACCTGGCGCGCTGGCGCCTCGGTCGTCGTCCCCTCGGTCATGAGTCGCTCCGTGAGGAAACGAGCGCCAGCGAGGCCCGGAGCGGGGCGGCGAATGGCCGCAACGAATCTGTCATGCCTCGTCCTTCGTGTCCGTCCAGGGCTTGAAGGTCTCTGCCCACGTCTCGGGTGAGGTGATGTCCTTCAAGGCGGCACGGTACTGCTCAGCCAGAGCGGGCCACTCACGACGGTACCGCTCGTGGATCGCGAGGGTCCGCTTGAGCAGCTCGCGGTAACGCTCGGGGTCGCGTTGGTAGAGCGCGGCCGACGTGCCGTCGTTCATGGAGACGATCGCCGAATCGAAGCTGGAGAGCTTGTACCACTTGGCGTCCGCGGCCGGGACCTCCGCCTCGGGGTACGCCTCGGCCAGCGGCCGGGTCGGCTTGAACTGCCGGATCGGCGCCAGCGCGGCGCTGATCAACTGGGACCGACGACTCGGCACCTGCGAGATCGAGCGGCCCTTCTTCGGGGGCTTCGTCCGTCGCACCGGCGGCAGGTCGTCGCGGTCCGCGATGAGCCGGGCGTCGCTGAACTCCTTGCGGAACGCGTTGACCTCCGCCAACCGGGTCGGCAGCATCTCGTGGAGGTGCTGCGGGCCCTTGAGCACGTCCTCCATGGCCTGCAGCCGGAGCTCCGCCGTGGAGTACTGCATGGAGACCAGGTGGGCGATCTGGTTGTTGCGGCTCTCGCGCAGCAGCCGGCCGCCCTTGGGGTAGATCGAGTGCAGCAGCGCCGCCACGATGCGGTTGCGGTGGTGGAAGTAGGCCTGCCAGTCGAGCGCGTCGTTCTTGTCGCTCCACGGGACGTGCCAGACGGCCGCGCCCGGCAGGGTGACGGTCGGGAAGCCGTGCTGCTGGGCACGGAGGCCGTACTCCGAGTCGTCCCACTTGATGAAGAGCGGCAGGGACAGCCCGATCTCGCGCATGACCGCGAGCGGGATCAGGCAGGAGTACCACCCGTTGAAGTCCACGTCCCAGCGCTTGTGCAGCCACCGGGCGGAGCGGATGTTGCGCGTGGAGAAGTCCCAGGCGACGTACGCATCCTCGGGCGTGAGCCACCAGAAGCGCCACGGCTGGATGATCTCGCCGAAGCTGTGCAGCCGGGACCGGCTGTACAGGTTGAACATCATGCCGCCGACGATCGTGGGGCGACGTGACAGGTCGCCGAACACGACCTGTCGGATGACCGACTCCGGCTCGCAGACGACGTCGTCGTCCATCATGAGGGCGTACGTCGCCGTGCCCTTGGTGAGCGACTCGAGCTGCCCACGGGCGTAGCCACCGGAGCCGCCGAGGTTGCCCTGCTCGATGATGCGGAGCTTCTCCCCCAGCACCGCCTGGGCGGCCGGGAACTCGTCGGAGTCCTTGACCAGCTTGGAGCCCTGCTCCATCACGAAGACGGTGTCGAGGTACGGCGCCAGGTCGGCGTCACCGAGCTGCTGGAGGAGCTTGGCGCAGAACTCGGGGCGGTTCATCGTCGTGATGGCCATGTCGACCGTGCCGTGCTGGCCGCGCTCTGCGGGGACCTCCGCGGTCCACTCGGCGGAGACCACGGCTGGGCTCAAGCCCCCGACGACGTCGTACCAGTACCAGCCGCCGTCGACGAACGGGCCGAGCGAGAGCTCGAAGGTGAAGGTCGTCGCCTCCTGGCTCTCGGTGAAGGCGGCATCGACGCGCTGGCTGTTGCCGTTGGCGAGCGACTTGTAGACGATGACGTGCGCGTCGGCGCCCTCGACCGTCACGTTGAGCGTGACGGACTCGACGACGGTCCAGCGTCGCCAGTACGACGCCGCGAACCCGTTGAAGAAGGTGCCGAAGGAGACGCTCTGGCCCGGCAGGACCTTGAAGCGGGTGCGGTCGATCAGCTGCTCGGGCTGCACGCGGCGGCCCGACGAGGTCGCCTGGCGGATCTGGGTGTTGTTGATGTCCTTGGCGGCCTGGGTCCCGCCGACGACGTACTTGTCCTCATCGAGACGGGCGTCCTCGAGGTCGACGTACAGCGCCATCACCTCGATGTCGCGGTCCAGCGGCATGATCTGGCGCTGGAGCAGGCGGGTCACCGTCTGCTTCTCGGTCCGGGTCTCGGTCATGGTGCTCATTCGGCGATCCCTCCGGACGCGAAGGCTGCGCCGTCAGTGAAGTGGGGCTTGATCTTGTTGTCGTACATCGAGAGCGCGGCACCGATGGCCATGTGCATGTCGAGGTACTGGTAGGTGCCGAGGCGGCCGCCGAAGAGGACCATCGGCTCGGCCTTGGCCAGGTCGCGGTACTTGAGCAGCATGGCGCGGTTCTCGGCCGTGTTGATCGGGTAGTAGGGCTCGTCACCCTCCTCCGCGAAGCGGCTGTACTCGCGCACCACGATGGTCTTGCCCTTCGTGTAGCGGTCGGCACGCTCGGGGTGGAGGTGCTTGAACTCCAGCTCACGGGTGAAGGGGACCTCCGGGTCGTTGGCGTTGACCACGCCGGTGCCCTGGTAGTCGTCGACGTCGAGCGTCTCCTGCTTCAGGTCGACCGTACGCCACGAGAGCCGGCCCTCGGCGTAGCCGAAGTACTCGTCGACCGGGCCGGTGTAGACGATCGGGACCGTGCCCTTGAACTCGTCGATGACGTCGAAGAAGTCCGTCTCCAGGCGGAGTTCGATGTTGGGGTGGTCCGCCATCCGCTCGAGCCACGCGGTGTAGCCGTCGACCGGCAGGCCCTCGTACTTGTCGTTGAAGTAACGGTTGTCGAACGTGTAGCGAACCGGGAGGCGCGTGATGATGTCGGGCGAGAGGTCCCTCGGGTCCTTCTCCCACTGCTTCGCGGTGTAGCCCTTGATGAAGGCCTCGTAGAGCGGGCGCCCGATCAGGGAGATCGCCTTCTCCTCGAGGTTGGTCGCCTCGTCGGTGTTGAACTCGGAGGCCTGCTCGGCGATCAGCGCGCGTGCCTCGTCGGGCGTGTGGCTGGATCCGAAGAACTGGTTGATCAGCGCGAGGTTCATCGGCAGCGGGTAGACCTGCCCCTGGAACTTGCCGTAGACGCGGTGGCGATAGTCGGTGAAGGCCGTGAACCGGTTGACGTACTCCCACACCCGCTCGTTGGAGGTGTGGAAGAGGTGGGTTCCGTACTTGTGCACCTCGATCCCCGTCTCCGGGTCGATCTCGCTGTAGGCGTTGCCGCCGACGTGCGGGCGGCGCTCGATGATGAGCACACGCCTGCCGAGGTCGGCGGCGACGCGCTCGGCGATGGTGAGGCCGAAGAGGCCCGAGCCGACGACGACGAGGTCAGGAAGATCGGTTGGCACGATCGGTCAGTCTACGAAAGGCCGGACCAGGGTCCGCATTGCCGCGCGGTGCACGATTAGTCTGTCCGGGATGAACATCACACGGGTGCTGCCCCAGACGGCCAGGCAATGGGGGCTGGCCTGGGCGTGCAGCCTCATCCTGGTCGTGGTCATGCTCGTCATGTCGGCCACCACGAACGTGCCGCTGCGCGACCCCGACAACGTGCTGCCGGGTTACATCCGCTTCCCGCTGATCGTCGTGGGCGTGCTGGCGGTCGACGTGCTGCCGCGGTGGATCCTGCGGATGAGCCGCGACCGGGTCGGTCCGGTGGACTCCTTCAAGGGCGTGATGCGCGACCGCTGGCCCGCCTCGCACTGGTGGTTCGCCGCGAACGGTGTCGTCTCCTGGTACGTCTGCTACGCCGCCTTCCGCAATGTGAAGTCGATGGCACCGATCGCCAACCCCGGGCTGTGGGACGACCGCCTGGCGCATCTCGACCGCTTCTTCCTCGGCGGCCACGACCCGGCCGACGTGCTGCACTCGATGCTCGGCCAGGGCTGGGCCGCCCACCTGCTGTCGGACGTCTACTTCCTCTGGATCGCGATGGTGCCGGTGTCGATCGCGGTCGCGCTGGTGTGGACGCGGTTCACGAGCGCGGGCGCCTGGTTCGTCACCGCCGTCAGCGTCGACTGGCTGCTCGGTGCGCTCCTCTACTACGTCATCCCGACTGTCGGCCCGATCTACTCCGACCCGAAGACCTTCGCGCACCTGCCGCACACCTACGTGACCGAGCTCGCGAGCTCGATGTGGGATGACCGGGTCAAGGTCTTGGCCGACCCGACGACGTACGACGGGCTGCAGACGATCGCGGCCTTCCCCTCGCTCCACGTCGGGATCATGGTGACGATCACCCTGACCGTCGTGCTGATCCGGGTGCCCCGGATCGTGCGGATCGCGGCCTACGTGATGCTCGTCCTGACGATCCTCGCGACCGTCTACCTCGGCTGGCACTTCGGCGCCGACGTCATCGGCGGGGCCCTCCTCGGTGCCTTCGCCGTCTGGGCCGCGGCCATGGCGACCGGCAACCACGAGGGCTGGCGCCCGGCGCTCAGGCCGCAGGAGGCCCAGGAGCTGGACGAGCTCGCATCGAGCGCGCTGACCACACGGCCCTGAGGACGTTGCGGGCCTCGCCTCGTCGTCCGCGCACGATGCTGAGCAGCGCGACGGCGAGGGCGATGAACCACGGCTTGAGCCGGACCGCGGCGTTGGCGCCATAGCGGAAGTGCACCGCGAAGAGGTTGCGGTACATGTAGAAGCCCTTCCAGCCGGCGAGGTCATGCTGCTGGCTGAAGTCGATCTGGCGGATGAGGCGCGCGTCGCGGATCCCCCAGATGGTCCGACCGGTCGCTCGCGCGCGCAGGGCGTAGTCGACGTCGTCGTAGAAGATGAAGAAGCTGTCGTCCGGGAGGCCGATCTCCTCCACGACCGAGCGCCGGATCATGAAGCCCTCGAAGGCGACGTTCTCCAGCTTCACGCGCTCCGGCATGTCAGCGCGGGTGCCGTACGTCGACACGACACTCGCCGTCTTCGGCTTGATGTGCAGCGGGTTGGTGAGGTCGAACCGCAGGGCGGCGTACTCCGCCAGGTCGCCCTTGGTGCCCTCGCGCACGGCCATCAGGCAGTCCTCGTCGTGGGCCAGGAGGACGGTGAGGCAGTCGGGCGAGGGGATGACGTCGTCGTCCATCAGCCAGATCCGGTCGAACCCCTGGTGGTAGGCGGCCTCGACGCCCTTGCGGAAGCCGCCTGCGCCCCCGAGGTTGTCGGGGCTGGTGATGACCTGGAGTCCGGCCAGCGTGCTCGCGCCGAGCACCTCCGCGGTGCGGTCGCTGCTCGCGTTGTCGACCACGATCACGGCCTCCGCCGGTGTCTCGAGTCGCGCGAGCCCGAGCAGCATCTGCTCGAGCAGGTCGGCACGGTTGTACGTGACGACGACGATCGCAACCGTCTCGCTCATCGCAGGAACCTCTCGTGTCCCGTGAAGTCGCCGCGCAGAGCCGCCCACCATCCCTTGATGCTCAGTGCGATGCGAGCTGGCTGGCGGCGGGTGAACGTGTAGAACCACAGCGTCTTGGTGACGAAGGCGAGCGCGTGCGGCCAGCCCTTGTAAGTACGCAGGTTGAGCAGGTTGTTGCGCGCCATGCAGTAGTGCTTGAGGTCGCTCGGGCTGTGATTGTAGGTCGTGCGGCCGAACATCATCGGCGTGCCCAGCTCACCGACGCTCGGGTGGAGGAACCGCGCGCCCGTAACGGTCGCGATGCGGGCACCCGCCGCCTCGGCACGCAGGCGGTACTCGTGGTCGTCGCCCCAGATGAAGAACTCCGCGCGCGGCACGCCGATCCGTTCCACGAGCTCGCGGGTGACGAGCACGCCGTTGAACGGGATGACGATGTCCTTGAGGATCCCGCCGGTCGCGGCCTGCTCGACGCTCGCCACGTCGTGCGCGACCTTCGTGCCACCCGGCAGTCGGATCGGGAAGACCAGCCGCCCCGGGTCGGCCTCGTCCACGACGATCGGGCCCCAGAAGTCGAGGCCCTCCGCCGTCAGCAGGGTCGCCAGGCATCCGTCAGCAGGTACGCCGTCATCGTCCATCAGCCACACCAGGTCGGCGCGGCGCTCCACGGCCCACGACAGTCCGGTGGCGAAGCCACCGGCCCCGCCCGTGTTCGTGGCCAGCGTCCGACCGAGCACCTCGGCCTTCTCGCCCACGAGCCTGTCGCCCGCATCGAGGCCCACGAGCCACTCCCCCGTGCCGTCCGTCGACGCGTTGTCGACCACGAGGATCTCGTCGAGCTCCGCCGTCCGCTCGAGCACTTCCACCAGCCGCTGGACCAGGGCGAGGCGGTTGTAGGTGACGACGACAGCGATGATCCGGCGGCCCTCAGTCACGGCCGCAACCCTAGCCGGGGCCCGCCGAGTCCGGGGTTTCTGCCATCGATTACGACGGCCGGTTTCGGTCCCGCACGTCGCTGCGCCAGCTGTCGGGGACTACGCCAAAGGGACCACCCAAAGGGACCACCCAAAGGGTCCAGTCAAAGGGACCACCGGCTGGCGGCGCCGGCGGTCAGAACCCAACTACACCTACCGACGCCTCCCCAACGGTCAGGTGCCTTCACGCGCAAGACGTAGGCCAGCCGGAGGTCAGCAGGAGGCGGCGAGGTCGTCCGACTGGTTCGCGGCGTAGCCGGTCTTGAGGGAGCCGATCGAGCCACCGGTGATGACCGGGTCGGAGGAGCTCTCGGTGTCCGTCGCGGTGGTGGTCGACGTACTGCCGGCGGGCTTGGCGACCTTCTTCGTCGCCTTCTTGCCGTCGATCGCGGCGGCGATCATCCGGCGGATCTTCGCCTCGTTGGGCTTCGAGGTGATGATGGCCGGCGGGACGAGGGAGACGGTGGCGATCTTCTGCTTCTTGGCCTTGAGGGCGAGCGACACGAAGTTGCCGACCTCGCTCGACGGGATCGACGTCGACACCATCGAGGACGACGCATCGGCGATCTTGGAGAAGTGTGTCAGCACCGTCTGCGGCGACAGCTGCGAGAGCATCGCGCCCATCACGCACTTCTGCCGGGCCATGCGGGAGTAGTCGTCGGAGGTGGCGCGTGAGCGCGAGTACCAGAGCACCTGCTCGCCCGACAGCTTGCGCGTGCCGGCCTTGATCCAGCCGGTGATCTCGCCGGTCTTGCCGATCGGGACGTCCTGGCGGACGTTGATGGTCACGCCACCGACGGCGTCGACGAGCTCGTGGAAGCCGTGCATGTTGACCATCGCCCAATAGTTGATGTCCAGGCCGGTGATGCCCTCGACGCCCTCGATGGTCGCCTCGACGCCGGGCTTCTTGTAGCCCTTGAAGAGCGCGGTGTGGTCCATCGCCCAGGTGGACAGGCCGTTGAGGTACTTGCCGTTGCCGCCCCAGCCGTCGGGGAACTGCTCGGCCATGACCGAGCCCGGCTTGAACTTGAAGTTGCTCATGTTGCGCGGCAGGCCGACGAGCACGGTCTTGCCGGTCTCGGCGTCGATGCTCGCGATCGTCATCGAGTCGGGGCGCAGGCCGGTGCGGCCGGCACCCTCGTCGCCGCCGAGGAGCAGGATGTTGAAGCGCCCGTCGTGCGCGCCGGTCACCTTGGTGCCGGAGAACATCGAGACCATCAGGCCGCGCTGGACGCCCACCATGTGTG of Nocardioides sp. Kera G14 contains these proteins:
- a CDS encoding LCP family protein — protein: MSGGRATAAERAARVRFRRAVALLVMTLVVPGSAQLLAGNRRVGRIALRVWIGLLALVLGSVLLAAIDHSYAFWVASSPDVLAIMRFGLIALALAWAWLFLDAWRIGQPRAEGLALLLPHRRMVLGINVGLALLVAVPLFFGSHMVGVQRGLMVSMFSGTKVTGAHDGRFNILLLGGDEGAGRTGLRPDSMTIASIDAETGKTVLVGLPRNMSNFKFKPGSVMAEQFPDGWGGNGKYLNGLSTWAMDHTALFKGYKKPGVEATIEGVEGITGLDINYWAMVNMHGFHELVDAVGGVTINVRQDVPIGKTGEITGWIKAGTRKLSGEQVLWYSRSRATSDDYSRMARQKCVMGAMLSQLSPQTVLTHFSKIADASSSMVSTSIPSSEVGNFVSLALKAKKQKIATVSLVPPAIITSKPNEAKIRRMIAAAIDGKKATKKVAKPAGSTSTTTATDTESSSDPVITGGSIGSLKTGYAANQSDDLAASC